The proteins below are encoded in one region of Mariprofundus sp. NF:
- a CDS encoding sulfite exporter TauE/SafE family protein, giving the protein MPEIDAGLMIYGMLVGIGAGLIGGLLAGIAGIGGGLIYVPLFYAFMPTHNSEGMALFIFASMVAVVATGFFSARAHFRLGHVDSRAVVYLLPGLVIGASLGLWSTLQMPQLWVLLGLASLNAWVAFDYGRQPQVRPAQSHLMHLLSGPIGYVSGLLGIGGGTMLVPLLRRFVHLRQAVGTSAMCGLIMALGSVLLNLTLEPDWLGLLQTEWQFLVAAWAGIVLVLPYASSWSARLHDRVDELLMRVVLKTIFISLSFALLVAALLS; this is encoded by the coding sequence GTGCCTGAAATCGATGCGGGCCTGATGATCTACGGCATGCTTGTCGGTATAGGGGCAGGCCTGATCGGTGGGCTGTTAGCTGGAATTGCCGGAATTGGTGGCGGATTGATCTATGTGCCTCTGTTTTATGCCTTTATGCCAACCCACAACAGTGAAGGTATGGCGCTGTTTATCTTTGCCAGCATGGTGGCGGTGGTAGCAACCGGTTTCTTCTCTGCCCGCGCCCATTTTCGTCTTGGCCATGTTGATAGCCGAGCTGTGGTATACCTGTTGCCGGGGCTGGTTATCGGGGCATCACTGGGACTCTGGAGCACACTGCAAATGCCACAGTTATGGGTGTTGCTTGGGCTGGCCAGCCTCAATGCATGGGTGGCCTTTGATTATGGTCGACAGCCTCAGGTAAGGCCAGCTCAGTCGCATCTGATGCATCTTCTTTCAGGGCCTATCGGCTATGTATCAGGCCTGCTCGGTATTGGTGGCGGCACGATGCTGGTGCCGCTGCTCAGGCGTTTTGTACACCTCAGGCAGGCAGTTGGCACCTCAGCGATGTGTGGTCTGATCATGGCGCTGGGATCTGTGCTACTTAATCTGACACTGGAGCCCGACTGGCTTGGTTTGCTTCAGACGGAGTGGCAGTTTCTGGTGGCAGCATGGGCAGGCATTGTGCTGGTTCTGCCTTATGCTTCCAGCTGGTCTGCACGCCTGCATGACCGGGTTGATGAGCTGTTGATGCGTGTAGTGTTAAAGACGATATTCATCTCACTGTCGTTCGCGCTTCTGGTTGCCGCGCTGCTTAGTTAA
- a CDS encoding Hpt domain-containing protein, with product MDSGLTTSALLDDEKLASLFTMIRAPGKREQLICAFESSGSEHVEKLKLAVAQNDREAFFKRLHSLKGSAGTMALCGLVAICSLREDDEHPLTVSQMSTCAKVVEEVYQHSCSLLRDYQKSSVL from the coding sequence ATGGACAGTGGATTAACGACTTCAGCACTGCTTGATGATGAGAAGCTGGCTTCACTTTTCACAATGATTCGTGCTCCTGGAAAAAGGGAGCAGCTGATCTGCGCCTTTGAGAGCAGTGGGTCCGAGCATGTCGAAAAACTGAAGCTAGCTGTGGCGCAAAATGACAGGGAAGCTTTTTTCAAGCGCCTGCATTCGCTCAAAGGCAGCGCGGGCACGATGGCCTTATGTGGGCTGGTGGCAATCTGCAGCCTCAGGGAAGATGATGAGCATCCCCTGACTGTTTCACAGATGTCCACCTGTGCTAAGGTCGTGGAAGAGGTTTATCAGCATAGCTGCAGCCTGTTACGTGATTACCAAAAGAGCAGTGTCCTATGA
- the rodA gene encoding rod shape-determining protein RodA, protein MIRALRGIDWILLAAILCLIGLGLITLYAAVYQGDAGLWKRQVIYLGVGFSVFLILCLVPLRFLGLASWPFYILALLLLALVPLVGDVQMGARRWLDLGVMNLQPSELMKWALMFVLASWFANREANTLQDLGVALALAIAPAALIIIQPDLGTTLVLLFAATALLIASGLPWRWFGLAVTLAVASLPLLWHFMHDYQKQRVLTLFDPQSDPLGAGYHVIQSTIAIGSGGLFGKGFLQGTQGRLHFLPEQHTDFIFSVLAEEGGFIAVILLLMLYTILITRILIISYRAHSRFGSLICIGVASVFVLYITVNIGMVSGLLPVVGLPLPFISYGGSALVTMLAALGLVMRVAIESREHIPWQRPGSPLV, encoded by the coding sequence GTGATCAGGGCACTGCGTGGTATCGACTGGATACTTCTGGCTGCGATCCTCTGTCTGATTGGATTGGGGCTGATCACCCTCTATGCCGCCGTCTATCAGGGTGATGCAGGGTTGTGGAAACGCCAGGTCATCTATCTGGGTGTTGGTTTTTCTGTATTCCTGATCCTCTGCCTGGTTCCTCTGCGTTTTCTGGGACTGGCTAGCTGGCCTTTTTATATTCTGGCGCTACTGCTGCTAGCGCTGGTGCCGCTGGTCGGCGATGTCCAGATGGGTGCCCGGCGCTGGCTCGATCTGGGGGTGATGAATCTGCAACCCTCCGAACTGATGAAGTGGGCGCTGATGTTTGTGTTGGCCAGCTGGTTTGCCAACCGTGAGGCCAATACACTACAAGATCTCGGTGTGGCACTGGCGCTGGCCATTGCACCGGCAGCCCTGATCATCATTCAGCCTGATCTGGGTACAACGCTGGTGCTGCTATTTGCGGCCACCGCGCTGCTGATTGCCTCAGGCCTGCCCTGGCGCTGGTTCGGCCTTGCCGTAACCCTCGCAGTGGCATCACTGCCACTGCTCTGGCATTTCATGCACGACTACCAGAAACAGCGCGTCTTAACCCTGTTTGATCCGCAATCCGATCCGCTGGGTGCCGGCTACCACGTGATCCAGTCGACAATTGCCATCGGTTCCGGTGGCCTGTTCGGCAAAGGCTTCCTGCAGGGAACACAGGGACGACTGCACTTCCTGCCTGAGCAGCATACCGATTTTATCTTCTCCGTACTGGCTGAAGAGGGTGGTTTTATTGCGGTCATACTCCTGCTTATGCTCTACACCATACTGATTACCCGCATTCTGATCATCAGTTATCGGGCCCATTCACGCTTCGGCTCGCTGATCTGTATCGGGGTTGCCTCGGTGTTCGTACTCTATATTACCGTCAATATCGGCATGGTTTCCGGCCTGTTGCCGGTGGTGGGGCTACCCCTACCCTTTATCAGTTATGGAGGTTCGGCGCTGGTGACCATGCTGGCTGCCCTTGGCCTGGTGATGCGAGTTGCCATAGAATCCAGAGAGCATATCCCGTGGCAACGGCCTGGCAGCCCTCTCGTCTAA
- a CDS encoding NnrS family protein, with product MKIEIEPTPQQPKGWAPFALGFRPFFLLAGWFAILFMVTSLGGFVTGIWHYNYFDLSLWHAHEMLFGFAVAVIAGFLLTAVRNWTGLPTPTGWPLALLVLLWLIPRLVSVIPMAPEMFALLDMLFLPVLAVVIFLNLKQAKQSRNYPVPALLLLLAASNAGIHLDQLGLFEGLITPMLHLAVLTSVAIVVLIAGRVLPFFIAKTTGGQTDSIRIVEMLALPSVLLFAAINLLLPSPLLIAVAAIAVAGLHGLRMQRWYRPGIWQEPMLWILYLGYGWLVAGFLLYATALLLDIALGHALHGWTIGTVSMLTLGMMARVALGHSGRVIRALPWMTAAFALMVVAALVRVLLPMFNVQWLEIAVLISGSCWIAAFLVFAVRYSMLLLRPRLDGKEG from the coding sequence ATGAAAATCGAAATAGAACCGACTCCGCAACAACCTAAAGGCTGGGCGCCGTTTGCTTTAGGGTTTCGCCCCTTCTTTCTACTTGCCGGCTGGTTCGCCATTCTGTTTATGGTCACCTCGCTCGGTGGTTTTGTAACCGGCATCTGGCACTACAACTATTTTGATCTCTCACTCTGGCATGCCCACGAAATGCTCTTCGGTTTTGCTGTCGCCGTGATTGCAGGGTTTCTACTCACAGCCGTGCGCAACTGGACAGGTCTTCCGACCCCGACCGGCTGGCCGCTGGCACTGCTGGTACTGCTCTGGTTGATACCACGGCTTGTTTCAGTGATTCCTATGGCGCCAGAGATGTTTGCCCTGCTTGATATGCTCTTTCTTCCTGTGCTGGCCGTGGTGATTTTCCTGAATTTGAAACAGGCGAAGCAGTCTCGCAACTACCCGGTGCCAGCCCTGCTTCTGCTGCTGGCAGCCAGCAACGCTGGTATCCACCTCGATCAACTTGGCCTGTTCGAAGGTTTAATTACTCCGATGTTACATCTGGCTGTGCTGACATCTGTTGCGATTGTTGTGCTGATAGCCGGGCGCGTATTGCCCTTTTTCATTGCTAAAACAACAGGCGGCCAAACAGACTCGATTCGGATCGTCGAGATGCTGGCACTGCCTTCGGTATTGCTCTTTGCAGCAATTAATCTGCTGCTTCCATCCCCTCTACTGATAGCAGTCGCAGCCATTGCAGTTGCTGGCCTGCATGGTCTGCGTATGCAGCGCTGGTACAGACCCGGCATATGGCAGGAGCCGATGCTCTGGATACTCTATCTCGGTTATGGCTGGCTGGTTGCAGGCTTTCTCCTCTATGCGACAGCGCTGCTGCTGGATATTGCTCTTGGCCATGCCCTGCACGGCTGGACGATTGGAACAGTCAGCATGCTTACACTCGGTATGATGGCACGTGTCGCACTGGGTCATAGCGGGCGTGTTATACGGGCGCTGCCGTGGATGACTGCTGCATTCGCGTTGATGGTTGTCGCTGCCTTGGTCCGGGTTCTGCTGCCGATGTTCAATGTACAGTGGCTTGAGATTGCAGTGCTGATCAGCGGCAGCTGCTGGATCGCTGCATTTCTGGTTTTTGCGGTGCGCTATTCGATGTTACTATTGCGGCCTCGTCTGGATGGCAAAGAGGGCTGA
- a CDS encoding rod shape-determining protein, with protein MFQRLFGIFSRDISIDLGTANTLIYVRGEGIVLNEPSVVAVHVGGGSQHRRVLAVGTDAKRMLGRTPDSIQATRPLKDGVIADFVTTEEMLKQFIRKVHDRTWGIHPRIVICVPYGSTPVERRAIRESALSAGAREVYLIEEPMAAAIGAGLPVTEASGSMVVDIGGGTSEIAVISYGGIVYSRSVRVGGDKMDEAIINHLRRKYSLLVGAPTAERIKMQLGSAFPQETRREMEVKGRDLINGVPKNLLLDDSEILEALTESVNAIIEGVKVCLERTPPELAADIVDKGIVLTGGGALLVGLDQLLREETGLPVTVAENPLDCVVLGSGRVLDELDRMRGVLFEE; from the coding sequence ATGTTTCAACGATTGTTCGGGATTTTCTCTCGCGATATTTCCATCGACCTGGGCACTGCCAACACGCTGATCTATGTGCGTGGTGAAGGCATTGTCCTTAATGAGCCATCCGTGGTGGCCGTGCACGTTGGCGGCGGCAGTCAACACCGCAGAGTTCTGGCCGTCGGCACCGATGCCAAACGTATGCTCGGACGCACCCCCGACAGCATTCAGGCCACCCGTCCGCTGAAAGATGGTGTGATTGCCGATTTTGTGACCACTGAAGAGATGCTTAAACAGTTTATCCGCAAAGTGCACGACCGCACCTGGGGCATTCACCCACGCATTGTGATCTGTGTGCCCTACGGCTCCACTCCGGTTGAACGCCGGGCAATCCGCGAATCCGCGCTCTCTGCAGGTGCTCGCGAGGTCTACCTGATCGAAGAGCCTATGGCGGCTGCTATCGGTGCAGGCCTGCCTGTGACTGAAGCATCCGGCTCCATGGTCGTGGACATTGGTGGCGGCACCAGTGAGATCGCCGTGATCTCCTATGGTGGCATCGTCTATTCACGCTCCGTACGTGTTGGCGGTGACAAAATGGATGAGGCGATCATCAATCACCTGCGTCGTAAATACAGCCTGCTGGTTGGTGCTCCGACTGCTGAAAGAATCAAGATGCAGCTGGGTAGTGCATTCCCTCAGGAGACACGCCGCGAGATGGAAGTTAAAGGCCGCGACCTGATCAATGGCGTGCCGAAAAATCTGCTTCTTGATGATTCTGAAATTCTTGAAGCGCTGACTGAGTCAGTCAATGCCATCATTGAAGGCGTAAAAGTCTGTCTTGAGCGCACACCACCTGAACTGGCCGCTGATATTGTCGATAAAGGCATTGTGCTGACCGGTGGCGGCGCGCTGCTGGTAGGCCTTGATCAACTGCTTCGCGAAGAGACAGGTTTGCCTGTAACCGTAGCTGAAAATCCTCTGGACTGTGTAGTGCTGGGCAGCGGCCGTGTTCTTGATGAACTGGATCGCATGCGAGGCGTCCTCTTCGAGGAGTAA
- the mrdA gene encoding penicillin-binding protein 2, which translates to MRKNQLESRQRFDMRMLFFYAVTPLLFGGLSLHLLQLQWFQHEALALQANENRLNIVPVLPVRGEIVDANGEGLAMNKIAYRILLIPERVDALDEVLASLSVTLEWSPEKLAHIRKRIQSSRPDRPVLLDDKLQWQQVSPIAARLHHFSGIDVEAGSYRYYPYGGLTAHLIGYLSLARQSDLDAGYLSTEFIGRTGVEKSFESYLHGSPGSQQEEVDARGRRISVIKRSPSVMGNQVQLALDIDVQKTASEALGDRTGAVVVINVETGEIISMLSQPGYDTNRFITGLESVQWNAWLNNPDKPLLNRATQAAYPPASTFKMLTGLAGLEQRASLATGATQCPGYLELADRNLRCWKRTGHGKVDMHSALVHSCDVYFYKLGDQVGMAAISDTAQKWGLGVKTGIDLSPESRGIIPAHRPYMMAEMSSRSSKRRHWFRGETMITAIGQGQLTTTPLQIARLAATIANGGKVLKPQLLAGSKAEIQLQIDVKPEHLNTIRKAMRSVVSSPGGTAFRPLASAPWKVAGKTGTAQVVKMAQDDEKRTKLSPDQILKRHKDHAWFMGYAPYDNPKVAIAVFVEHGGHGGSDAGPVAAAIIRTLAAKEKAAAL; encoded by the coding sequence ATGCGCAAGAACCAGCTTGAGAGCCGCCAGCGCTTTGATATGCGCATGCTTTTTTTTTATGCCGTCACGCCACTGCTTTTCGGCGGCCTTAGCCTGCACCTATTGCAGCTGCAATGGTTTCAGCATGAGGCGCTGGCGCTGCAGGCGAATGAGAACCGGCTGAATATTGTGCCGGTACTGCCGGTGCGCGGTGAGATTGTCGACGCCAATGGCGAGGGCCTTGCGATGAACAAAATCGCCTACCGGATTCTGTTGATTCCAGAGCGAGTGGATGCGCTTGATGAGGTTCTGGCATCACTCTCCGTGACCCTAGAGTGGAGCCCCGAAAAACTCGCTCACATACGCAAGCGTATTCAATCGAGCCGACCTGATCGCCCTGTACTGCTCGATGATAAACTGCAGTGGCAGCAGGTTTCACCCATTGCCGCCCGGCTTCACCACTTCTCCGGCATCGATGTTGAAGCAGGAAGCTATCGTTATTACCCCTATGGTGGTTTGACCGCCCACCTGATCGGTTATCTCTCGCTGGCTCGACAGAGCGATCTTGATGCAGGTTATCTCTCCACCGAATTCATTGGCCGCACCGGCGTTGAGAAATCGTTTGAGAGTTACCTGCACGGCAGCCCCGGCTCCCAGCAGGAGGAGGTTGATGCACGGGGTCGACGCATCTCCGTCATCAAACGATCACCTTCGGTGATGGGTAATCAGGTGCAGCTTGCACTGGATATTGATGTTCAGAAAACAGCATCAGAAGCGCTGGGTGATAGAACCGGAGCCGTTGTGGTAATCAATGTAGAGACCGGCGAAATCATCAGCATGCTGAGCCAGCCGGGTTATGATACCAACCGCTTCATTACCGGTCTTGAGTCGGTACAGTGGAATGCCTGGCTCAACAATCCGGACAAACCACTGCTTAACCGGGCAACGCAGGCCGCATATCCGCCAGCATCCACGTTTAAAATGCTCACTGGCCTTGCCGGGCTGGAGCAGCGGGCAAGTCTGGCTACCGGAGCAACCCAATGTCCCGGTTATCTGGAGCTGGCCGACCGTAACCTGCGCTGCTGGAAACGAACAGGTCATGGTAAGGTCGACATGCACTCGGCACTGGTGCACTCCTGTGATGTCTATTTCTATAAGCTTGGTGATCAGGTCGGCATGGCCGCAATCAGTGATACAGCCCAGAAGTGGGGGTTGGGTGTAAAAACAGGTATCGACCTGTCACCGGAATCGCGCGGTATTATCCCGGCTCATCGCCCCTATATGATGGCTGAGATGAGTAGCCGCTCATCCAAACGCAGACACTGGTTTCGTGGTGAAACGATGATTACTGCCATTGGTCAGGGTCAACTCACCACCACACCACTGCAGATTGCCCGCCTTGCAGCCACCATTGCCAACGGTGGCAAAGTTTTAAAACCTCAATTGCTGGCCGGCTCTAAAGCTGAGATTCAACTTCAGATCGATGTCAAACCTGAACATCTGAACACCATTCGCAAAGCGATGCGCAGTGTTGTCTCCAGCCCGGGCGGCACAGCATTCAGACCCCTGGCATCGGCGCCATGGAAGGTGGCGGGTAAAACAGGCACGGCCCAAGTGGTCAAAATGGCGCAGGATGATGAGAAGCGCACCAAACTAAGCCCCGACCAGATTCTTAAGCGGCACAAGGATCACGCCTGGTTCATGGGATATGCCCCCTATGATAACCCCAAGGTTGCTATTGCTGTATTCGTCGAACATGGCGGCCATGGTGGCAGTGATGCCGGACCCGTTGCCGCAGCGATCATCCGCACGCTTGCCGCCAAAGAGAAGGCGGCAGCACTGTGA
- a CDS encoding aminotransferase class V-fold PLP-dependent enzyme, with product MFDIEKIRSDFPVLSQQLYGKPLVYLDNAATTQKPQCVIDAISHYYEADNANVHRGVHTLSERATAAYEGARKIIAGFFNARSEREVIFTRGATEAINLVASSWGGANVKAGDEVLITHMEHHSNIVPWQMLCEHVGATLKVVPINEQGELIMEAFEELLSERTRLVGVVHMSNALGTINPISSIIEKAHAVGAKVLVDGAQAAAHLAVDVQALDVDFYVTSAHKMYGPTGIGVLIAKESILKTMPPYQGGGDMIRVVTFDKTEFNDLPYKFEAGTPHISGAIGFGRAIEYIQSIGFEAIEKREKELLAYATAKAEAFAGLRQIGTAKEKACVLSFVLDGVHPHDLGTILDREAVAIRAGHHCAMPVMQFFKVPATARASFSVYNTEAEVDALFAALKKAQEIFA from the coding sequence ATGTTCGATATTGAAAAGATTCGCAGCGACTTTCCTGTTTTAAGTCAGCAGTTGTATGGCAAACCGCTGGTCTATCTTGATAACGCGGCGACAACCCAGAAGCCGCAGTGTGTGATTGATGCCATCAGCCACTACTACGAGGCTGATAACGCCAATGTACATCGTGGTGTGCACACCTTATCTGAGCGGGCAACCGCTGCTTATGAGGGTGCGCGCAAGATCATTGCAGGGTTCTTCAATGCGCGTTCAGAGCGTGAGGTGATCTTCACACGCGGTGCCACCGAAGCAATCAATCTGGTCGCCTCATCATGGGGCGGAGCCAATGTGAAAGCCGGTGATGAGGTGCTGATTACGCATATGGAGCACCACTCCAATATCGTACCGTGGCAGATGCTCTGCGAACATGTCGGCGCGACCTTGAAAGTGGTGCCGATCAACGAGCAGGGCGAATTGATCATGGAGGCGTTTGAAGAACTACTCTCTGAGCGCACCAGGCTGGTGGGTGTGGTACACATGTCCAATGCTCTGGGTACGATCAATCCGATCAGCTCTATCATTGAGAAAGCCCATGCTGTCGGTGCCAAAGTGCTTGTGGATGGTGCACAGGCTGCGGCTCATTTGGCTGTTGATGTGCAGGCACTGGATGTCGATTTCTACGTCACCAGCGCGCATAAGATGTATGGCCCGACCGGTATCGGTGTATTGATCGCCAAAGAGAGTATCCTCAAAACCATGCCCCCCTATCAGGGTGGTGGTGACATGATCCGCGTGGTCACCTTTGATAAGACCGAGTTTAATGATCTGCCCTACAAGTTTGAGGCGGGGACCCCTCATATTTCCGGTGCTATCGGTTTCGGTAGAGCCATTGAATATATTCAGAGCATCGGCTTTGAAGCCATTGAGAAGCGTGAGAAAGAGCTGCTGGCTTATGCCACTGCCAAAGCGGAAGCTTTTGCGGGCTTGCGCCAGATAGGCACGGCAAAAGAGAAGGCGTGTGTGCTCTCCTTTGTGCTCGATGGTGTACATCCGCATGATCTGGGTACGATCCTTGATCGTGAAGCTGTAGCGATCCGTGCTGGTCACCACTGTGCGATGCCGGTGATGCAGTTCTTCAAGGTGCCGGCAACAGCGCGCGCGTCATTCTCGGTTTACAACACCGAAGCTGAAGTGGATGCGCTCTTCGCAGCCCTGAAAAAAGCACAGGAGATATTTGCATGA
- the sufU gene encoding Fe-S cluster assembly sulfur transfer protein SufU, protein MFDLRDLYQQVIVDHNKSPRNYGKLETFNHEADGYNPLCGDRLHVYLNVNDDGLIEDVSFEGEGCAISVASASLMTDAVKGTPLSEFTEKFDMFQHMVTADLEEVPDEEVLGKLAVLSGVREFPSRIKCAVLCWHTLKSAVTDSDEVAKTE, encoded by the coding sequence ATGTTTGATTTGAGAGATTTATATCAGCAGGTGATCGTTGATCACAACAAGAGCCCGCGTAACTACGGTAAGCTTGAAACATTCAACCATGAGGCGGACGGTTATAATCCACTCTGTGGTGACAGGTTGCACGTCTATCTGAATGTGAACGACGATGGTTTGATTGAGGATGTATCGTTTGAAGGTGAAGGGTGCGCGATCTCTGTGGCTTCAGCCTCTTTGATGACTGACGCTGTAAAGGGGACGCCGCTCTCAGAATTCACTGAGAAATTTGATATGTTTCAGCATATGGTTACTGCCGATCTTGAAGAGGTGCCGGATGAAGAGGTGCTGGGTAAGCTGGCTGTGCTCTCCGGTGTGCGTGAGTTTCCCAGCCGCATTAAATGTGCGGTACTCTGCTGGCATACGCTGAAGTCGGCAGTTACAGATTCCGACGAGGTGGCAAAGACAGAATGA
- a CDS encoding non-heme iron oxygenase ferredoxin subunit, whose product MAEWIDVAPESELLPGSRKVVSTAYAEVAVFNLDGLFFAIEDVCSHDGGELASGACEGDQIICPRHGARFCIRDGRALTPPAYDNIDTFPIRVENGMVQVDLDD is encoded by the coding sequence ATGGCTGAGTGGATTGATGTGGCGCCGGAGAGCGAACTGCTGCCGGGAAGCCGGAAAGTGGTCAGCACCGCCTATGCTGAGGTTGCGGTGTTTAATCTCGACGGTCTCTTTTTTGCGATTGAAGATGTCTGTAGCCATGACGGTGGTGAGCTGGCCAGTGGTGCCTGTGAGGGTGATCAGATTATCTGTCCGCGCCACGGGGCTCGCTTCTGTATCCGTGATGGCCGCGCATTGACCCCGCCTGCTTATGACAATATCGACACCTTTCCGATCCGTGTAGAGAACGGCATGGTGCAGGTTGATCTGGACGACTGA
- the sufT gene encoding putative Fe-S cluster assembly protein SufT, which yields MNSAGDTITTTRDVDAILIPLGTPVTIPAGALVLITQELGGTYTVSVGGNLARIEGKDADALGLGETDEQKAASAAKIDEHIAVDGPVDEQDVWAVLRTCYDPEIPVNIVDLGLIYDVHVVEDDEGGNHVDIVMTLTAPGCGMGPFIVDDVRAKTLSVDNVSDVEVELVFDPAWDRSMMSDEARLQLGMF from the coding sequence ATGAATAGTGCTGGCGATACAATCACAACTACCCGCGATGTCGATGCGATCCTGATTCCACTCGGCACGCCGGTAACCATTCCTGCAGGGGCACTGGTACTGATCACGCAGGAGCTTGGCGGCACCTATACCGTCAGTGTGGGCGGTAATCTGGCCCGCATCGAAGGCAAAGATGCCGATGCACTCGGGCTGGGTGAAACAGATGAGCAGAAAGCGGCCTCGGCTGCCAAAATAGATGAGCACATAGCTGTGGACGGGCCGGTGGATGAACAGGATGTCTGGGCGGTACTGAGAACCTGTTACGATCCCGAAATCCCGGTCAATATTGTTGATCTGGGTCTGATTTACGATGTGCATGTCGTTGAAGATGATGAGGGCGGCAACCATGTCGATATCGTTATGACACTGACAGCACCCGGCTGTGGCATGGGCCCATTCATTGTCGATGATGTGCGCGCTAAAACACTCTCTGTGGATAACGTCAGCGATGTTGAGGTGGAGCTGGTCTTTGATCCGGCCTGGGATCGTTCGATGATGTCTGATGAAGCACGTTTACAATTGGGAATGTTCTAA
- the mreC gene encoding rod shape-determining protein MreC has protein sequence MQHVRHRYKLWLIGIIIVAALFASARLSGSWPMLATWPVLEALQAPVRWWQEFNLWFSEKQTLQTDYLAFRKKAEQQASLIQEANSLREENRQLRSILDIAGITGYRWHAAKVRGRSPEAMSQRILLQVHGVSKDDVIVSSEGLVGVVDSTAEAHATVRTIFDASLAVPVTIPGSALAALARGQGESLSIDFVPEEFVLTAGQVLYTSGAGGLFPPGIAVARINRVTSVPGELFVKVSAEPVAHWQRDNWLAVASHLHQPPVVPPVAPPVAP, from the coding sequence ATGCAACACGTCAGACACCGCTACAAGCTGTGGCTGATTGGCATAATCATTGTTGCGGCTCTCTTTGCCTCTGCCCGTCTCTCCGGCTCATGGCCGATGCTGGCCACCTGGCCAGTCCTTGAAGCCCTTCAGGCACCGGTGCGCTGGTGGCAGGAGTTCAACCTCTGGTTCTCGGAGAAGCAGACACTGCAGACCGATTATCTTGCCTTTCGCAAAAAAGCGGAGCAGCAGGCGTCGCTGATTCAGGAAGCCAATTCACTGCGTGAAGAGAACCGGCAGCTGCGCAGCATTCTTGATATTGCCGGCATCACCGGCTATCGCTGGCACGCCGCCAAGGTTCGCGGTCGAAGCCCTGAAGCGATGAGCCAGCGTATTCTGCTGCAGGTTCATGGTGTCTCAAAAGATGATGTGATCGTATCAAGCGAAGGGCTGGTCGGCGTTGTCGACAGCACGGCTGAAGCCCATGCCACGGTGCGCACCATCTTTGATGCCTCATTGGCTGTACCGGTCACCATTCCCGGCAGCGCTCTGGCGGCACTTGCCCGAGGACAGGGTGAAAGCCTCTCCATCGACTTTGTACCTGAAGAGTTTGTTCTGACAGCAGGACAGGTACTCTATACCAGTGGCGCAGGCGGTCTCTTTCCACCGGGCATTGCAGTAGCCCGCATCAACCGTGTAACAAGCGTACCCGGGGAGCTGTTCGTTAAAGTCTCTGCCGAGCCGGTTGCACACTGGCAACGCGATAACTGGCTGGCCGTCGCTTCACACCTTCACCAGCCTCCTGTCGTGCCACCTGTAGCACCACCCGTCGCACCATGA
- a CDS encoding uracil-DNA glycosylase, producing the protein MAAQDQSPKKPPCQSCRFYFITWDQAKPHGCRAFGFKSGILPCYEVQVVSNLNCLKFEPKPGRAPGT; encoded by the coding sequence ATGGCTGCTCAAGATCAAAGCCCAAAAAAACCGCCATGTCAGAGCTGCCGCTTCTATTTTATCACCTGGGATCAGGCCAAGCCGCACGGCTGCCGCGCTTTCGGATTCAAGTCGGGCATTCTGCCCTGTTACGAAGTGCAGGTGGTATCCAATCTCAACTGCCTGAAGTTCGAACCTAAACCGGGCAGAGCGCCCGGCACATGA